The Flavobacteriaceae bacterium 3519-10 genome includes a window with the following:
- a CDS encoding ATP-dependent DNA ligase family protein, which produces MLCGTADKPFSSSDWAFEIKWDGYRAVADTRNGIQLYSRNGLSYLEKFRKITNSLKLQNHEMVIDGELVAYDDKGKPNFQWLQRIGENPNLTVIYQVFDLLWLNGHSTENMNLLQRKELLKEALVETEFIKYHDHVVEKGEDFYRLVESLELEGMIAKKIESTYQPGLRSGDWLKIKSLQTEEVLICGFTAPKGGRKKFGSLILGRYLGGELVFCGHTGTGFSDKILVELHKKMEPLIISDSPFEKIPKTNEAATWIKRELVAEIKFTELTDDHIFRHPVFMRLRDDINPKDLSFKEEPKAENNEVPDTVPIKKPAVKRENEQLKKIGKQEVKITNQNKIYFPKDGVIKGDVISYYQSVADYILPYLKSRPQSMNRFPNGIDGMSFYQKDASDEIPSWIETEKVHSESNDKMINYILCNNEATMAYLNNLGCIELNVWTSRVETIDKPDYLVLDLDPSDNNTFEDVIETAQVVKKIMDKGKIDGYCKTSGSSGIHIYIPAGAQYSFDQVKDFAHLMMQMVQQELPDITTLERTLQKRDKGKIYLDYLQNRRGQTLASVYSLRPKNGAPVSMPIEWDELKIGLKPTDFNIENAMERLKTKGDLFKPVLGKGFDMLTAIDLLAK; this is translated from the coding sequence ATGCTCTGCGGAACAGCGGACAAGCCATTCAGTTCCTCCGACTGGGCTTTTGAGATTAAATGGGACGGCTACCGCGCCGTCGCCGACACGCGCAACGGTATTCAGCTTTATTCGCGAAACGGACTCTCCTACCTTGAGAAATTCAGGAAAATAACAAATTCATTAAAGCTTCAAAATCACGAAATGGTGATTGACGGTGAACTGGTTGCGTATGACGATAAAGGCAAACCCAATTTCCAGTGGCTGCAGCGCATTGGCGAAAACCCAAACCTGACCGTAATTTATCAGGTTTTTGATTTGCTTTGGCTGAACGGACATTCCACCGAAAACATGAATCTGCTTCAGCGCAAGGAGTTGCTTAAAGAAGCTCTTGTTGAAACAGAATTTATTAAATATCACGATCATGTTGTAGAAAAAGGCGAAGATTTCTACAGGCTTGTCGAAAGTTTGGAGCTTGAAGGCATGATCGCAAAAAAAATTGAAAGCACCTATCAACCTGGCCTGCGAAGCGGCGACTGGCTGAAGATAAAAAGCCTGCAGACCGAAGAAGTACTGATCTGCGGGTTCACGGCACCGAAAGGCGGCCGCAAAAAATTCGGGTCACTTATTTTAGGCCGTTATCTGGGCGGTGAATTGGTTTTCTGTGGGCACACGGGCACGGGTTTCAGCGACAAGATACTTGTTGAACTTCATAAGAAAATGGAACCGCTGATCATTTCGGATTCGCCATTCGAAAAAATTCCGAAAACGAACGAAGCGGCGACCTGGATAAAACGTGAGCTTGTCGCCGAAATTAAATTCACCGAACTCACCGACGATCATATTTTCAGACATCCCGTGTTTATGCGCCTTCGCGATGATATCAACCCAAAAGATTTATCCTTCAAAGAAGAACCAAAGGCAGAGAATAATGAAGTTCCTGACACTGTACCCATTAAAAAACCGGCTGTGAAACGCGAAAATGAGCAACTCAAAAAAATCGGAAAGCAAGAAGTAAAAATTACGAACCAGAATAAAATATATTTTCCAAAAGACGGCGTTATCAAAGGCGACGTGATTTCGTATTATCAAAGTGTTGCAGACTATATTCTGCCCTATCTCAAGAGCCGTCCACAATCGATGAACCGCTTCCCGAACGGCATCGACGGCATGAGTTTCTACCAGAAAGACGCGTCAGACGAAATACCCTCATGGATCGAAACCGAAAAAGTGCATTCGGAATCCAACGACAAGATGATCAACTACATCCTTTGCAATAACGAAGCGACGATGGCCTACCTCAATAATCTGGGCTGTATTGAACTTAATGTGTGGACGAGCCGCGTTGAGACTATTGATAAGCCGGATTATCTCGTGCTCGATCTTGATCCTTCCGATAACAACACGTTCGAAGACGTCATCGAAACCGCGCAGGTTGTAAAAAAAATCATGGATAAAGGAAAGATTGACGGCTACTGCAAAACGTCGGGCTCGTCCGGCATTCATATTTACATTCCGGCAGGCGCGCAGTATTCATTTGATCAGGTTAAAGATTTCGCGCATCTGATGATGCAGATGGTACAGCAGGAACTTCCCGATATCACTACGCTCGAACGCACGCTGCAGAAACGCGACAAAGGCAAGATCTACCTCGATTATCTGCAGAACCGGCGCGGACAGACACTTGCGAGCGTGTACAGTCTGAGGCCCAAAAACGGTGCGCCGGTCTCGATGCCGATTGAATGGGACGAACTTAAAATTGGCCTTAAGCCCACGGATTTCAATATAGAAAATGCAATGGAAAGGCTCAAAACCAAAGGTGATCTGTTCAAACCTGTGCTCGGCAAAGGATTCGATATGCTGACGGCGATTGACCTTTTGGCAAAATAA
- a CDS encoding ATP-dependent DNA ligase — MKNLEEYNKKRDFEQTAEPEGKIKSSKGKLKFVVQRHAASRLHYDFRLEMDGVLKSWAVPKGPSLNPADKRLGMMVEDHPFDYRTFEGSIPEGNYGAGEVEIWDEGTYEPLNKVSGRTDDQTMQQELKSGSVKIIMHGKKLKGEFALVKIKNAEDGNPWLLIKHKDEFAADHYDAEENTDPDSKVSEYLRAKKKVVAAAGKKRR, encoded by the coding sequence ATGAAAAACCTCGAAGAATACAATAAAAAACGCGATTTTGAGCAGACTGCTGAGCCCGAAGGCAAAATAAAAAGTTCAAAAGGAAAACTCAAATTTGTGGTGCAAAGGCATGCGGCGAGCCGTCTTCATTACGATTTCCGTCTGGAGATGGACGGCGTACTCAAAAGTTGGGCGGTACCCAAAGGGCCTTCCCTAAATCCTGCAGATAAACGTCTAGGGATGATGGTGGAAGACCATCCGTTTGATTACAGAACTTTTGAAGGATCAATTCCTGAAGGAAATTACGGCGCCGGCGAAGTGGAGATTTGGGATGAAGGAACCTATGAGCCTTTAAATAAAGTCTCCGGTAGAACCGATGACCAGACGATGCAGCAGGAGTTGAAGAGCGGTTCGGTTAAAATTATTATGCACGGGAAAAAGCTGAAGGGTGAATTCGCGCTCGTAAAAATTAAAAACGCAGAAGATGGCAACCCGTGGCTGCTCATTAAACATAAAGATGAATTTGCAGCCGATCATTATGATGCTGAGGAAAATACAGATCCCGATTCTAAAGTCAGCGAATATCTTCGCGCCAAAAAAAAAGTAGTGGCGGCAGCGGGCAAAAAGCGGCGATAA
- a CDS encoding Ku domain protein, with product MRAIWSGAIGFGLVNIPIKLYTATGESNLDLDMLDKDDHSNINFKRVNANTGKEVKYADIVKGYKLEDRYVVLTPEDFEQVNPEKTKLLNIKQFVDIHEIDSVYFESSYFLEPQKNGEEAYKLLLNALLKTQMAGIGTFILREKEILCLVRPYDDKILILNRMRYPEEIRSFEDLKLPSAKKPNNDELEMAESLIKQRATKFDPTKFKNTYNDDLMKIIEAKAKGKTKKIETKEEVLSKATDLMAQLKASLEAGKAKAG from the coding sequence ATGAGAGCAATTTGGAGCGGTGCCATCGGTTTCGGACTCGTAAATATTCCGATCAAACTTTACACGGCAACCGGCGAAAGCAACCTCGATCTTGATATGTTGGATAAGGACGATCATTCCAATATCAATTTTAAAAGAGTAAATGCAAACACGGGCAAGGAGGTAAAATATGCCGATATCGTGAAAGGTTACAAACTGGAAGACCGTTACGTGGTGCTGACTCCTGAGGATTTCGAACAGGTAAATCCGGAAAAAACCAAGTTGCTAAATATCAAGCAGTTTGTGGATATCCATGAAATCGACAGCGTTTATTTCGAATCTTCCTATTTTCTTGAACCGCAAAAAAACGGTGAAGAAGCGTATAAATTGCTTCTCAATGCATTGCTCAAAACGCAGATGGCCGGCATCGGAACCTTTATTTTAAGAGAAAAAGAAATTCTGTGTCTCGTGCGTCCTTATGACGATAAAATACTGATCCTCAACCGAATGAGATATCCTGAAGAAATCAGAAGTTTTGAGGATTTGAAACTTCCATCCGCCAAGAAACCGAATAATGATGAACTTGAGATGGCAGAATCGCTGATTAAGCAGCGCGCCACAAAATTCGATCCTACAAAATTCAAGAATACCTATAATGATGACCTCATGAAGATCATCGAAGCCAAAGCCAAAGGCAAGACTAAGAAAATTGAAACCAAAGAAGAAGTTTTGTCCAAAGCTACAGACCTGATGGCGCAGCTTAAAGCCAGTTTAGAAGCAGGCAAAGCCAAAGCCGGATAA
- a CDS encoding Exodeoxyribonuclease III produces MIGIFTSPKPMAPLQIALIVVILKSVHQKLVQMKLKFLTLDKFEPMKIATYNVNGINGRLPVLLRWLNEKQPDIACLQELKAPQDKFPEAAIAEAGYEAVWVGQKSWNGVAVLSKIGTPTVSRTSLPGDESDEASRYLEVKIADLIIACLYLPNGNPAPGPKFDYKMQWFSRLDAHAEMLITSGKKVLLIGDFNVMPTEKDVYKPEKYINDALFHPDVQAAFHNLTEQGWTDAIRYLYPDETIYTFWDYFRNAYQRNAGMRIDHFLLSAEVLPQLKKAGVDTDVRGWEKSSDHGPVWIELE; encoded by the coding sequence TTGATCGGAATATTTACGAGTCCGAAACCGATGGCACCGCTCCAAATTGCTCTCATAGTGGTGATTTTGAAATCCGTACATCAAAAACTCGTCCAAATGAAGCTGAAGTTTTTAACTTTGGATAAATTTGAACCGATGAAAATAGCGACTTATAACGTGAACGGCATCAACGGAAGATTACCGGTTTTGCTGCGCTGGCTGAATGAAAAACAACCCGATATCGCATGTCTGCAGGAACTGAAGGCGCCGCAGGACAAATTTCCCGAAGCCGCGATTGCGGAGGCTGGTTACGAAGCAGTTTGGGTAGGCCAGAAGAGCTGGAATGGAGTAGCAGTGCTGTCGAAAATCGGTACTCCCACCGTTTCGCGAACCTCTTTACCCGGCGACGAATCTGATGAAGCCAGCCGCTATCTCGAAGTGAAGATCGCTGATCTGATTATTGCGTGTCTCTATCTGCCCAACGGAAATCCCGCGCCCGGCCCCAAATTCGATTATAAAATGCAGTGGTTTTCACGGCTTGACGCTCATGCCGAGATGCTTATCACTTCGGGCAAAAAAGTATTATTGATAGGGGATTTCAATGTGATGCCGACTGAAAAAGACGTCTACAAGCCCGAAAAATACATCAACGACGCGCTTTTTCATCCTGATGTGCAGGCAGCTTTCCATAACCTGACAGAACAGGGCTGGACAGACGCGATACGCTATCTTTACCCGGACGAAACCATTTATACGTTTTGGGATTATTTCCGGAATGCTTATCAACGTAATGCGGGTATGAGAATCGATCATTTTCTGCTTTCGGCTGAAGTGCTGCCGCAACTCAAAAAAGCGGGTGTAGATACTGATGTTCGCGGTTGGGAAAAATCCAGCGACCACGGGCCGGTGTGGATAGAATTAGAGTAG
- a CDS encoding aminopeptidase, putative: MKNYVKVMMFSTVFATGLNAQTTDQMVKSIMAETHENSQVEQLAYELLDGIGPRLVGSPKMQQAHDWAVARFKNWGIDARNEQWGEWKSWERGTSSIEMVYPYAKSIEGMQLAFSPATSAKGLTAEVIMLPEFKNAAEFQSFLTKVKGKLVMVSQYQASGRPEYNWKEFATPESFEKMKKESEEASEKWQNSIKATGETSRTLNAKLESAGAAGIISSNWSRGFGVNKIFSAGTKKIPVVDISLEDYGQLYRMTANNTTPKLKIVANSKDKGMAPTFNTVAEIKGTEKPDEYIILSAHLDSWDGGTGATDNGTGTITMMEVARILKKLYPNPKRTIVVGLWGSEEQGLNGSRAYVSAHKEQMPKIQALFNQDNGTGRIANISGQGFLNSYDYLGRWMNAVPKELTKDIKTTFPGFPGGGGSDHASFVAAGVPAFMLGSLNWSYGNYTWHTNRDTYDKIVFDDVKSNVAMIAILTYMASEDAEKTSSERIKLPTDPRSGEPMKWPEVKEPTRKGGLD; the protein is encoded by the coding sequence ATGAAGAATTACGTTAAAGTAATGATGTTTTCAACGGTTTTTGCAACCGGACTGAATGCACAGACCACCGACCAGATGGTAAAATCGATCATGGCCGAAACCCATGAAAATTCCCAGGTAGAGCAGCTTGCTTATGAACTGCTGGACGGGATTGGTCCGAGACTGGTAGGCAGCCCGAAAATGCAGCAGGCGCACGACTGGGCGGTTGCGCGCTTCAAAAACTGGGGAATCGATGCAAGAAACGAACAGTGGGGCGAATGGAAATCGTGGGAACGTGGCACATCGAGTATCGAAATGGTATATCCGTATGCCAAATCAATCGAAGGAATGCAGCTGGCGTTCAGCCCCGCAACTTCAGCAAAAGGTTTAACGGCGGAAGTAATCATGTTGCCTGAATTTAAAAATGCTGCGGAATTTCAGTCTTTCCTTACGAAAGTGAAAGGAAAGTTGGTAATGGTTTCTCAATATCAGGCTTCAGGCCGTCCCGAATACAACTGGAAAGAATTTGCAACGCCGGAATCATTCGAAAAAATGAAAAAAGAATCTGAGGAAGCTTCTGAAAAGTGGCAGAACTCAATAAAAGCAACCGGCGAAACTTCACGCACACTCAATGCAAAACTGGAATCTGCAGGTGCGGCCGGAATTATTTCATCGAACTGGTCACGCGGATTTGGCGTAAACAAAATTTTCTCTGCAGGAACCAAAAAAATTCCGGTTGTTGATATTTCCCTTGAAGATTATGGCCAGCTGTACAGAATGACTGCCAACAATACAACGCCTAAACTCAAAATCGTAGCAAACTCTAAAGACAAAGGTATGGCGCCAACCTTCAATACGGTGGCTGAAATTAAAGGAACTGAAAAACCCGATGAATACATCATTCTTTCAGCGCATTTAGATTCCTGGGATGGTGGAACCGGAGCGACAGATAACGGTACCGGAACCATTACGATGATGGAAGTCGCAAGAATTCTTAAAAAATTGTATCCAAACCCGAAAAGAACGATCGTTGTCGGACTTTGGGGAAGTGAAGAACAAGGCTTGAACGGTTCGCGTGCGTATGTTTCAGCTCACAAAGAGCAGATGCCGAAAATCCAGGCACTTTTCAATCAGGATAACGGGACCGGAAGAATTGCCAACATCAGCGGACAGGGCTTCCTTAATTCCTATGATTATCTTGGAAGATGGATGAACGCGGTGCCAAAAGAGCTCACCAAAGACATTAAGACCACATTTCCGGGTTTCCCTGGCGGTGGCGGATCCGATCACGCATCGTTTGTTGCAGCAGGTGTACCAGCGTTTATGCTGGGATCGCTGAACTGGAGTTATGGTAATTACACATGGCACACCAACCGCGATACGTATGATAAAATCGTGTTTGATGACGTAAAAAGCAACGTGGCGATGATCGCGATCCTTACTTATATGGCGAGTGAAGATGCTGAGAAAACATCTTCGGAACGCATCAAACTACCGACCGACCCGCGCAGCGGCGAACCGATGAAGTGGCCTGAAGTAAAAGAGCCGACCCGAAAAGGCGGACTTGACTAA
- a CDS encoding putative membrane protein, which translates to MNMIIRMLITAAVAFFLTKILSGVHFDNFATAIIFAIVLAVLNLIVKPILHILGLPLTIITLGLFAFVINALVILIADYFIDGMMVDGFWWALIFSIALSLITSLVSGIFNSADD; encoded by the coding sequence ATGAACATGATTATCCGAATGCTGATTACGGCAGCAGTAGCTTTTTTCCTTACGAAAATCCTTTCCGGCGTACACTTCGACAATTTTGCAACGGCCATAATTTTCGCTATTGTCTTAGCCGTTCTCAATCTTATCGTGAAACCAATTCTTCACATACTCGGCTTGCCACTCACAATTATTACGCTGGGTCTTTTTGCATTTGTGATCAATGCGCTGGTAATTCTTATCGCCGATTATTTTATTGACGGAATGATGGTTGACGGCTTCTGGTGGGCGCTCATCTTCAGTATCGCACTCTCACTGATTACTTCATTGGTAAGCGGAATCTTTAATTCTGCGGACGATTAA
- a CDS encoding Prolyl oligopeptidase family protein produces the protein MKLKHTIIALAAPFLMNAQNVMTPETLWTLNKIGVTAVSPDQSSLIYSIGKTDLKTEKNNKKNYFLNIGNAESTSLDLGKKALIQWDKNGIYASEGETIFVSKDMGKTWTEFYKVGDADNIVISPDSKKIAFSKQVLVEKVLGKDKYADVPKSTAHIYTDLNHRHWDYFNEGKYNHVFVVNVSESVENANDLLEGKPWDSPQRPFGGAEDFVWSPDSSQLLYVTKPLSGDEYAQSTNTDIFAYDLASGATQNLTQSNKGYDVGPKFSPDGKSLLWMSMARDGYEADKNDVKIMDWNSRKVTNLTQNWDESVAGDVFWAQDSKTIYFSTPFRGTRQLFSLNPRNARIQQITKGDFDVTEIHAQTKNTLLVGRTDMNHNTDLFSVDVKNGVMKQVTEVNKDNYAKISPSKTELKMVKTTDGKEMGVWFIYPPNFDPSKKYPTLLYCQGGPQSALTQTFSTRWNFALMAANGYVIVAPNRRGMPGWGTEWNEQISGDWGGQVMQDYLAATDYAKTLPFVDNERIGAVGASYGGYSVFMLAGIHDNRFKTFIAHDGLFDMKSWYGTTEELFFANWDLGRPTDLPLPKAYSDFNPSNFVSKWNKPIMIIQGGLDFRVGYEQGQQAFQAAKLHGLKSKFVYFPNENHWVLNPHNALVWQREFFGWLKETL, from the coding sequence ATGAAACTTAAACACACCATTATTGCGCTGGCTGCGCCTTTTCTTATGAATGCACAAAATGTGATGACGCCCGAAACGCTTTGGACTTTAAATAAAATCGGCGTTACCGCGGTTTCGCCGGATCAGTCGTCGCTTATTTATTCAATTGGAAAGACGGATCTAAAAACTGAGAAAAACAACAAGAAAAATTATTTCCTCAATATCGGAAACGCGGAGTCTACGAGTTTAGATTTAGGCAAAAAAGCGCTGATTCAGTGGGATAAAAACGGAATCTACGCCAGTGAAGGTGAGACGATTTTCGTTTCAAAAGACATGGGCAAGACCTGGACTGAGTTTTATAAAGTAGGCGATGCAGATAACATCGTAATTTCCCCGGACAGCAAAAAAATTGCGTTCAGCAAACAGGTTTTAGTTGAAAAAGTTCTTGGAAAAGACAAATATGCTGACGTTCCGAAATCTACAGCGCATATCTACACAGATCTAAACCACAGGCATTGGGATTATTTTAATGAAGGCAAATACAACCACGTTTTTGTGGTGAATGTTAGTGAAAGTGTTGAAAATGCCAACGATTTGCTTGAAGGGAAACCCTGGGATTCACCGCAGCGACCATTTGGCGGTGCTGAAGATTTCGTGTGGAGTCCAGATTCGTCGCAACTGCTGTACGTCACAAAACCGCTGAGCGGCGATGAATATGCACAGTCAACCAACACCGATATATTTGCCTACGATTTGGCATCAGGTGCTACACAGAACTTAACTCAAAGCAATAAAGGTTACGATGTAGGTCCTAAATTTTCGCCGGATGGAAAGTCCCTATTATGGATGTCGATGGCGAGAGACGGTTATGAAGCAGATAAAAATGATGTAAAAATTATGGACTGGAACAGCCGAAAAGTCACAAACCTTACACAGAACTGGGACGAAAGCGTAGCTGGAGATGTATTCTGGGCTCAGGATTCAAAAACTATTTATTTTTCAACGCCTTTTCGTGGTACGCGACAGCTGTTTTCTTTAAATCCGAGAAACGCTAGAATTCAGCAGATTACAAAAGGCGATTTCGACGTGACCGAAATCCACGCACAGACTAAAAATACGTTGTTGGTGGGCAGAACAGACATGAATCATAACACCGACCTTTTTTCTGTAGATGTGAAAAATGGGGTGATGAAGCAGGTTACAGAGGTGAACAAAGACAACTACGCCAAAATCAGCCCGTCCAAAACCGAACTTAAAATGGTGAAAACAACGGATGGAAAAGAGATGGGCGTGTGGTTTATCTATCCGCCGAACTTCGATCCTTCGAAGAAATATCCAACGTTACTTTACTGCCAGGGTGGACCACAATCCGCATTAACACAGACTTTCAGCACCCGTTGGAATTTTGCTTTAATGGCAGCAAACGGTTATGTAATTGTAGCACCAAACCGCCGCGGAATGCCGGGCTGGGGCACAGAATGGAATGAGCAGATCTCGGGCGACTGGGGCGGACAGGTGATGCAGGACTACCTTGCAGCTACAGATTATGCCAAAACGCTTCCGTTTGTTGACAATGAAAGAATTGGTGCAGTTGGTGCAAGCTACGGTGGCTACAGCGTTTTCATGCTGGCCGGAATTCACGATAACCGTTTCAAAACCTTTATTGCACACGATGGACTTTTCGATATGAAATCGTGGTACGGAACCACTGAAGAACTGTTTTTCGCGAACTGGGATTTAGGAAGACCCACCGATCTGCCGCTTCCGAAAGCGTATTCAGATTTTAATCCTTCGAATTTTGTCTCTAAATGGAACAAACCGATCATGATCATTCAGGGCGGACTCGATTTCCGCGTAGGTTATGAACAGGGACAGCAGGCTTTTCAGGCTGCAAAACTGCATGGCTTAAAATCTAAGTTCGTGTATTTCCCGAACGAAAACCACTGGGTGCTAAACCCGCACAACGCTTTGGTTTGGCAGCGCGAATTTTTCGGCTGGCTTAAAGAAACGCTCTAG
- a CDS encoding G:T/U mismatch-specific uracil/thymine DNA-glycosylase — translation MAERITSFPPIISDTSRILILGSAPGIKSLQMQQYYAHPQNQFWKILFHLFDEEYAVDYDIRKALLFKNHIALWDVIDSCEREGSSDAKIRNEEHNDVLQLVTDFPNITAIFSNGQKSSKEARKMLGAESQIPFHVLPSTSPLHTIPFNKKLEAWKILKHYL, via the coding sequence ATGGCTGAACGCATCACCTCATTTCCCCCGATTATCTCTGATACATCCAGAATTCTCATTTTAGGCTCGGCACCCGGTATAAAATCGCTTCAGATGCAGCAGTATTATGCTCACCCGCAAAACCAGTTCTGGAAGATCCTGTTTCATTTGTTTGATGAAGAATATGCGGTTGATTATGATATTCGGAAAGCACTGCTTTTTAAAAACCATATCGCACTGTGGGACGTAATCGATTCTTGTGAGCGTGAGGGAAGTTCTGATGCGAAAATCCGGAATGAGGAACACAACGATGTTCTTCAGCTTGTGACCGATTTCCCGAACATCACCGCGATTTTCAGCAACGGGCAGAAATCATCGAAAGAAGCGCGCAAAATGTTAGGGGCAGAAAGCCAGATTCCGTTTCATGTTCTGCCGTCCACAAGCCCGCTGCACACCATACCATTCAATAAAAAACTCGAAGCCTGGAAAATCCTCAAACACTATTTATGA